Part of the Triticum urartu cultivar G1812 chromosome 2, Tu2.1, whole genome shotgun sequence genome, TCGTCGTCATCCTTGCTGAGACCAGCGTCTCCACCTAGTTCATCTTGTGTGTCAGCAGGCTCCTGGGAACTGTTGTAGTCATACCGGCCACGGCAACCGGTTGGCCAGTGTGTACGCTCTGGGACAAATGAAGTGAATTGCCTCACAACCGCATTGCTGTCAGAGCCACTGAGGGACGTCCACCCCTCAACCAACTTCCCGAGCAAGCCGATCATTCCAGATGCAAACTGCCCTATTAGCTGCTCAACAGGTGCCCTCGCCTGTACACGAAACAAAAAGGCATCAATGACCACCCCGTATTGCAATCACTTGCACGACATCGAAAAATACTCCACGGCAAACCATAGATGTAGATCTTTTTAATTACCTCGGTAGGGCAAGACGGAGCTGAGTGCACGTCCATCCACTTCCCAAAGTTTTCAGGCCCCCCAAACACGCTGTAGTCTATAGCATGCTTGGCCATCAGCTGGAGAGAACAAAAAAATAGCTATTATATAAGAGAGAGAATGATGAACACTGACTAGCAGTTCATGTGTTGCAAAAAAAGCAGAACTAACCTGTAGTTTTCCATATTTGGTATCAGTTACCCTGTCTGCAGCAAGCACAGCCTTGACAGCATCGATAGTCCACGCAGAAACAGCAAACTTGTGCGTAGGCGGCGGGCCTCCTGTCCCAGTGAAATCCACGGTGGACAGATCAAGGCAGTCGACGTACATGAGCTGATGTACAACAATtttaaaaagaaagaaaaatcaGTTGCGATCAtggtattttgcgaaaaaaatagGATAATATATGTTCCTACGATCATCAAGTTGAGGTGcatgaaaaagagaaaaaagaagaagTTGCCATCTGTATGTGCTAGTTGCCATCATAATGTGATGGCAGTTGCCATCATAGTATGATGGCAGTTGCCATATTGTCATGATGGCAGTTGCCATCATAGTATGATGGCAGTTGCCATATTGTCATGATGGCAGTTGCCACATAATCAACATGGCAGTTGCCATCTTGTTATGATCAGGTTGCCATGCATGAATAAAAAGGTGTTAAAAAAAGTGTTCACAGAAAGGACCGGTAAAAAATACCATTAAATGCAGTCGACAACCCTTCTGGTACACCTTGCTTGCGAATGCATCATGCAGGAAGTCGGCAATGAACTTACACCAATTCATGTTCTTCACATCTTTCAGTTTCGCCTGCACCGCACAAAATTCAGGACAACGAGTTGCCGCGTCAGAAATCCAATGGAAAAAACATCAGAAAACACTGGCAGTGACTAGCTTGCACATGACATCGGAGCAAAAAAATTGAAGGAAAAATAATGTAGTAAAGATAGATCACTCACCAGGATGGGGAAGCATTTGTTGCTTGGGCGAAGAGAAGTGGTCGGCGCGAAAACGGCTGAGATGAGGTACATGAGTAGCTTCATCTTGAAAACATCTCCATGCGTCGTCATGGCCTCCAGCGAATCTGTCACTGCAGACATGTTCGGCATGGATTCCAACCCAGGAAACAAACGGGGGAACAGCGCTTCCTCGATCTCATTGCTGATCTCGTACGGGACTTTGATATGTCCACGAGGCACACCCAAAGTGCAGAATACGGATTCCTCGTTCAGCGGTAGTCTTCCGCGTCCCGGAATCACGAATTCCCTGGAGGCGGGGTCGTAGATCTCACCAAGCCAATCGCATACAGGGTTGACAAGGTTCGTGCACCGGACAGCCATCATAGACTGCATACCCATCTCAGCAGCAGCCCCCTTCTGATCGTCGCTGAATTTGTCAGTCAACGCAGTCAGTCGTTCTTGGGAGGCTCTGTTGCGAATACGTTTCTTCTTCTGCAAAAAACAGACATAAAGTGATCAGTTGTTGCCATGTTTTTGCAAAAAAGAGATCAGTTGTTGCCGCGTTTTGCAATGTAAAGAAATTTTAGTTCGTGTCAGACGACTGCAAGCTCAAGGTGTCAACCATTAACATACAACAGGAGGAAGGGGGGATGTATGAACATTTACCTCATCACCCTCTTTTCTCCGCCCAGTTGCCCGATTACGCTGTGGTGGATCCATGAAATCATCATCGTCGTTTTGACGATCGCCACGAGCCATTCTGTTGAGATGGGAACAGACCAAATTGTCATGGTGGAAATGTAAATGCAAAGAGGTCAGCAAAAACTTGCCACATGCAAAGCATATGTATGGCATCTGATACATTTGATATGCAAATTCGGTTGCCACATTATGCAACCAATTTGCCACACTGTCTTATATGCAGAATGGCAACAGACAGTGTGTTCACACTCTATTTGCCACATGAATATACTATCCAGGTGGCAACAGGCACACTTTATGTGCACAGTGGTTGCCATCCAGTACAGTTGGCTCGTGAATGTACATTGACTACCGATTGTGGCAACTATCACAGTGTGGTTACTATCACATATCATTCGGAAAAACACTGGCCGCAATGAAAATAGCATGATTGTGGCACCTAACACAGGAATTCAGCAAATCTTAGTTGCCACACGGAGAAAGAGCGTGTGTGTGGCAACTATCACATTACTTCAGCAAAATTATTTTCCACATGGAAGAGCGTGTGTGTGGCAACTATCACAGTCATTGAATGAAAAATAGTTGCCATGTGAGAAAGCTTACATGTGGCAACTAACACAGTCATTTCACTAATTTGTTGCCGCAAGGGGAAACACTTTTGTGGCAACTATCAAATTTGTTCAGGGAGTTAGTGGTCGCACAAACATGATAGTTAATATAACTATCAAGTTCGCCTCATACTGCATTTTTAAAACCAAACTAACTAGATCTAGGGTTCAATGGCAACTACCTCGACTTCAAATTCACCCTCAAAATTCTCCCATGAACTGACTGCAAACACAAAATCGAACCAACGCGCATCAAAAACAACCCGGGAGACACCTGCTCAATCCATAGGCAAGACTAGTGCGTGCCTCCGAACAGGCAGAACCACGCCGATGatgccgccgccgcgcccgcgatgaaactgaccagtgcaaccaaAAGCGGCTAGCTGACGACTTCGGCGCCGGCGGGAACGCCGACGCATCGACGAATCGCCTGAATCTCTACGAATCTCGATCGAGGAATCGAACAGGGAGGGAAGGGGAGGAAATGCAGGAAGGGATTGCGAGGGTTGCAGCGAGCAGTACCTTCAACCCGCAGGCGCTCCGGCGAGCCGCTTCGTTCCGGCGAGCACCACCGACGGTCCCGAACACCGTCGATTCTTCCGCCTCCGCCGTCGCCTTCTCCCCTCGCCTTCTCCTTCGATGGTTTGAAATGCGAGTGGGTTCTGCCAGTAACTGCGGTGCGGGTGAGTAAATGGAAGCGTGAGGGAGAGGGGGCAGAGGCGTGCGACGTGTTTGACGTCAACCGCGGTCGATGCGTGGCGTGCGGGCGCATTGCAGTTCCACCGCACGACTCAGATGGCAACCGCTGACCGTGGGGTGGCAACCAACGTGCGGGCGAACCTCCTCGCACATCGCACACGCGCCTCGTCCTACGTGGCGCAAAAAACCGCCCGATTTGTTCCAAGATTCGTGCACAGACCTGCCAACGGTGATGCTTGCGTGTGGTCGGGATGGtgaacgcccacacgtgtgggcgttaacatTTCCGTTTTTATTACTTTTGTTGTTCTTTATACTGTTATGATTGAAAATGAATAGATTGAAAGTCTCTCGAACAAAAATGCCCTAACACAACTCAACCCGGTCAAAATCGCTGGACAATCCAAATTGGGAGTTGTAATTTTTTATTGGGTCGCATTCAGACATGAGCCTCAAAATATGGCTGACATTCCAACGGTGTTCACCTCCTGGTCTCAGGTGGTGTCATTTTCCAAGTTCAAAAAACAATTTTTTTTTAGAAGAAAAGGGCAGTCCCGCCCCTGTTCCATTTCCATAGAAAATGAAACACACCGAGTACATCATATTACAGACCGCGGGAGGAGATTGAGTATCTCTCCGGCAACATTTTTGCAAAGCAAAACATAAATGACGAACCTAGGCAATAAAGCAACAGTCTGAATAAAACACGCTAAAACATAAACCAGCTACTGGACATTTTTAAGATGAGACAGGAGGCCACATCAACTCTCCACGGAACAGGCTCTCCTCCATGCTCATCAAGCCACCCATCTTTTGCAGGGAGTACAACCCCCAGAGCTCGTTCTTCTTCAGCCTGGCTCTGGCCAGAGCAGCAGCGGTGGTTTTCTTGCCTCCTCCCTTATAGCCGTGTTCAAAAAACAATTGTAGCCGGCTCGGGAGATTCAGCAGCAACGGCTTGGCTTCTAGTCACCCTGACCACCAACCGCGTCCATTGTCTCCGAATCATCAGCTGCTGGATTCCATCCCCTTCTTCCAATAGGGGACatggccgcgccgccgcccgccgacgAGAGGCCGCTGGTGATGCTGGCGCAGCCACTCTTCCCGGAGTTCGCCGCGGCGCTCGCCGGCCGCTACCGGTTCGTGCTGCTCGCGGACGCCGACGCGCCGGCCGCGGCCGAGGTGAGGGTGCTGTTGGTCGGGGGCCTCCCGCTGGTCACGGCCCAGCACCTGGGCGCGCTCCCGGCGCTCCAGCTCGTGGCGTGCACCTCCGTGGGCGTCGACCACGTGGACCTCGACGCGTGCCGGAGCCGCGGGCTCAGCGTGACCAACGCCGGCGCCGCGTTCGCGGCCGACTCGGCCGACTACGCCGTTGGGCTTCTCGTCGCCGTGCTCCGGAGGGTGGCCGCCGCCGACACGTACGTCCGCAGCGGCAGGTGGACGGCCGACGGCGACTATCCTCTCACGACCAAGGTTAGTACCTACTGCTCTACAGTACTATAGACTACTCTGTTCTTGGCCATAAAGAAGAGCATGATTTGAGTCTTGGCGATGGCAGGTGAGCGGCAAGCGGGTGGGGATCGTGGGGCTGGGCAACATCGGCTCGCGCGTCGCCCGGCGTCTCGCCGCCTTCGGCTGCGCGGTCTCCTACCACTCAAGGTCGCCCAAGCCGTCGGCGCCGTACCCGTTCGTCCCGGCGCTGCGTGAACTCGCCGCCGGCAGCGACGTGCTGGTGCTCTCCTGCGCGCTGACGGACGAGACGAAGCACATGGTGAACCGGGACGTGATGGAGGCGCTGGGGAAGGGCGGGGTGCTGGTCAACGTCGGCCGGGGCGGCCTGGTGGACGAGCCGGAGCTGGTCAGGTGCCTCCGTGAGGGCGTCATCGGCGGCGCCGGCCTGGACGTGTACCAGAACGAGCCCGCCGTGCCGCCGGAGCTGCTCGCCATGGACAACGTCGTGCTGTCGGACCACAGGGCCGTGCTCACGACAGAGTCCATCGGCGGCGTGCTTGAGGTCGTCATCGCCAACCTCGACGCCTTCTTCTCGGGGAGGCCGCTGGTCAGCCCCGTGCAACTCTGAAACAAGAACATCACTCACTGGTTAGATGAAATTGACCCGAAATTACATTCTGTAACAAGATGAAGTGATTAAACACACTTGGTTCCCTTATTGCCAATTTCCGAGTGAACACATAATCTGGGAGAATAAGATCTGCAAGAATAGACTTGTCATCACTTCATTTTCAATGTGGCCAAGTTGATCATTTTTAAAATCCGGGTTTGGGGTATTGTATGGACTTGGGTATCTATTTCCTTCGGGACATTGCATACCTTCATGAATTTTATTGGCCCTTGGCGGGGACGTGGCTTCACGCAACGAAATGATTATATATGTAGTGTGAAATGTTTGGAAAGAGCAaaataggaaactttccaataaGCCTCCCTAAACTGCTTGACATTACTCTTTACTCATCTTTTAAAGGACCTTAATAACCAAGTGTGGTTGGCTTTTGTAGCATTACTCCTACAAAAGTTGACGGAAACTCCGACCCAAGATAGATTCTAAGGTAAATACactaaggcctcctttggttcataagATAGAAATGTTGTAtgaataggaaaatcataggaagtgagatgacatgcatctcaatgcctatagagaaagagatgtcatttgatgcataggataggaattttttcattgagtctTAGCTAATGttttttttcctccaaaatgcgaaggattgattcctatcctatatagtaataggaatccattcctacaaaccaaagggcctCAAAGGAAATTTTGCTATACAAATCCTATCCTGTAGAAATCCTATgacattcctacaaaccaaaggagaCCTAAGAGTGCTAGAACTTACGCTGGATGGTCACTTTGGAACAGGTAGCAAAATACACATTTTCAATGCTCCAACTTGCATGTACCGTGCAAATACGGTGTTTTTTTTTGGGTCAGTTAGACAGTTAAAGTGAAGCATCCCCTTCTccgcaaaaaaagaaaagaaaatgggTGAAGATTCCGCCAAATAAAACCCTCAAAAAAGAGTTCAAGTGAAGCTACTAGGATGCCAGTTGCGTAGGAAGTCAAAAATGGACGTGCTTATCCAGTTGTATAGGCGTTTCTACGATTAGTCTTCTGATGTGAAGCAACGTGCATGTCCGTTTCAGAAAATTCAAAACCGCACATGCGTACACGTATCGCCACCAGTTGTGACTTTGAACGGTATGAGTCCAATTTCAGGCCAAGTTGGACACTTACTCTCGTGTGCTATATATACAAGCACTGCAACATCCAACTTTCGCATTTACTCCCACAAAACGCAAAATTTCTCGAGGCGACGACATGGCCACGAACCAGAAGAAGCCCCACGCCGTGCTCGTGCCGTTCCCGGCGCAGGGGCACGTCACGCCGATGATGAAGCTGGCCAAGGTCCTGCACCGCAAGGGCTTCCACATCACCTTCGTCAACACCGAGTACAACCAGCGCCGCCTCGTCCGCTCCCGCGGCCCCGGCGCCGTGGCCGGCCTCCCGGGCTTCCGCTTCGCCACCATCCCAGACGGCATACCCACGTCCGATGCCGATGCCGACGCCACACAGGACCCGCCGTCCCTGTGCTACTACACCATGACCACCTGCCTCCCTCACTTGAAGAACCTGCTCCGCGACCTCAACGGTGTGGTTGGGGCGCCGCCCGTGAGCTGCGTCGTGGGTGATGGCGTTATGAGCTTCTGCGTGGACGCCGCCGCGGAGCTCGGGGTGCCCTGCACGCTGTTCTGGACTGCCAGCGCCTGCGGCTTCATGGGCTACCGCAACTTCTGGTTCCTCCTAGACGAGGGCCTGACCCCTCTCAAAGGTATGTATGGCCGGCGCCATGCCCAACTTTGTAGCAACCAGCAACCATTTCCCGAAGATATGTTGCATTGCATATGTGTGATGCTGGGCAGTCTGATTGATCTGAGCAGACGAGGAGCAAGTGAAGAATGGGTACTTGGACACACCGGTGACGCAGGCATGCGGCATGAGCAAGCACATGCGCCTCCGGGACTTCTCGTCTTTCGTCCGCACGACGGACCGCAGAGACATCCTGTTCAACTTCCTGCTGCACGAGGTCGAGCAGTCGGACCGCGC contains:
- the LOC125535109 gene encoding glyoxylate/hydroxypyruvate reductase HPR3-like, which translates into the protein MAAPPPADERPLVMLAQPLFPEFAAALAGRYRFVLLADADAPAAAEVRVLLVGGLPLVTAQHLGALPALQLVACTSVGVDHVDLDACRSRGLSVTNAGAAFAADSADYAVGLLVAVLRRVAAADTYVRSGRWTADGDYPLTTKVSGKRVGIVGLGNIGSRVARRLAAFGCAVSYHSRSPKPSAPYPFVPALRELAAGSDVLVLSCALTDETKHMVNRDVMEALGKGGVLVNVGRGGLVDEPELVRCLREGVIGGAGLDVYQNEPAVPPELLAMDNVVLSDHRAVLTTESIGGVLEVVIANLDAFFSGRPLVSPVQL